The following proteins are encoded in a genomic region of Pagrus major chromosome 16, Pma_NU_1.0:
- the nkx2.1 gene encoding homeobox protein Nkx-2.1, translated as MSMSPKHTTPFSVSDILSPLEESYKKVSMENNNLGAPLSSYRQPQVSQAAMQQHHMGHNGTVSAAYHMTAAGVSQLSHTAMGGYCNGNLGNMGDLPSYQDGMRGSTTATGWYGANPDPRFSTISRFMGSSSGMNMGSMGSLSSLADVGKGMGSLSSTPRRKRRVLFSQAQVYELERRFKQQKYLSAPEREHLASMIHLTPTQVKIWFQNHRYKMKRQAKDKVSQQQMQQDNGSCQQQQQQSPRRVAVPVLVKDGKPCQGSGHTPTSSAQNHHQQGGNVMIMSNNTSGLGQHQSQQVGSTGHSPDLAPHSSSPPSLQSQVAGLSHLNSPGAEYGSALQCSALLYGRTW; from the exons ATGTCGATGAGCCCTAAGCATACGACTCCTTTTTCTGTTTCCGATATCTTGAGTCCTCTTGAGGAGAGCTATAAGAAAGTAAGTATGGAGAATAACAACTTGGGGGCACCTCTCAGTTCTTACCGGCAGCCGCAGGTCTCTCAGGCGGCGATGCAGCAGCACCACATGGGCCATAATGGGACTGTGTCTGCGGCTTACCACATGACTGCGGCAGGTGTTTCCCAGCTGTCACACACGGCCATGGGGGGCTACTGTAACGGCAACCTGGGCAACATGGGCGACCTGCCGTCGTACCAGGACGGCATGAGGGGCAGCACCACGGCCACCGGCTGGTACGGAGCCAACCCGGACCCGCGCTTCTCCACCA TTTCTCGCTTCATGGGCTCGTCGTCGGGCATGAACATGGGCAGCATGGGCAGCCTCAGCTCCCTGGCAGACGTGGGCAAAGGTATGGGCTCTCTGTCCAGCACCCCGAGGAGAAAGAGGCGAGTGTTGTTCTCCCAGGCGCAGGTCTACGAGCTGGAGCGACGCTTCAAGCAGCAGAAATACCTGTCGGCGCCCGAGAGGGAACACCTGGCAAGTATGATCCACCTCACCCCGACCCAGGTGAAAATCTGGTTCCAGAATCACCGGTACAAGATGAAGAGGCAGGCGAAAGACAAGGTGTCCcagcagcagatgcagcagGACAACGGCTcgtgccagcagcagcagcagcagtccccGCGGAGGGTGGCCGTGCCGGTGCTGGTGAAGGACGGGAAGCCGTGCCAAGGCAGCGGACACACGCCCACATCCTCCGCGCAGAACCACCACCAGCAAGGGGGCAATGTCATGATCATGTCCAACAACACGTCCGGCCTCgggcagcatcagagccagcagGTGGGAAGCACAGGGCACTCTCCAGATTTGGCGCCGCACTCCTCCAGTCCGCCGTCGCTGCAGAGCCAAGTGGCCGGCCTCTCCCACCTCAATTCCCCCGGCGCAGAGTACGGCTCGGCCCTGCAGTGTTCAGCCCTGTTATACGGCAGGACGTGGTGA
- the nkx2.9 gene encoding NK2 transcription factor related, locus 9, with protein MAAANKFSFSVRSILDLPEQDAEAAPRSSPVYSSCSSSSPYTSWMDCDRSPCISSDEGSVEASPDSTKPDDSSPDSEPDKSKKSKKRRVLFSKAQTLELERRFRQQRYLSGPEREQLARLLSLTPTQVKIWFQNHRYKMKRGRAEGGMQDVEIPHPPPMLRRVVVPILVRDGKPFHTCLLDTEKSGCLPPSPGVPFPLAYPSLQHPSPVALPPRYHQHFPTAAASRFAWRDFWSDSVAFNSFK; from the exons ATGGCTGCCGCCAACAAGTTCAGTTTTTCCGTCAGGAGCATCCTGGATTTGCCCGAGCAGGATGCGGAGGCTGCGCCGCGGTCCTCCCCGGTTtactcctcttgctcctccagCTCGCCTTACACCTCCTGGATGGACTGTGACCGGAGTCCTTGCATAT CTTCTGATGAAGGGAGTGTCGAGGCCTCACCCGACTCCACCAAGCCGGATGACTCGTCCCCGGACTCGGAGCCCGACAAGAGCAAAAAGAGCAAGAAGCGCCGGGTCCTGTTCTCCAAGGCGCAGACCCTGGAGCTGGAGAGGCGCTTCCGTCAGCAGCGCTACCTGTCCGGCCCTGAGAGGGAACAGCTGGCCCGCCTCCTCAGCCTGACCCCCACCCAGGTGAAGATCTGGTTCCAGAACCACCGCTACAAGATGAAGAGAGGCCGGGCGGAGGGAGGGATGCAGGACGTGGAGATACCGCATCCACCTCCGATGTTGCGCCGGGTCGTTGTTCCGATCCTGGTCCGGGATGGGAAACCATTTCACACCTGCTTACTTGACACGGAGAAATCTGGCTGTTTACCTCCCTCTCCGGGGGTTCCCTTCCCCTTAGCCTACCCGTCTCTGCAGCACCCGTCCCCCGTCGCTCTTCCCCCACGGTACCACCAGCACTTTCCCACCGCCGCGGCCTCCAGATTCGCCTGGAGGGACTTTTGGAGCGACTCGGTCGCCTTTAATTCCTTCAAGTGA